The following are encoded in a window of Primulina eburnea isolate SZY01 chromosome 4, ASM2296580v1, whole genome shotgun sequence genomic DNA:
- the LOC140830947 gene encoding uncharacterized protein has translation MVLSRHPTIRSGEYLEGMLSEHLGGKAKLKAHKGASARLVLVLTCLQFAFAVYATFLLYYMSPMVDLKTKPDFSWATHIARQWKHFIATPHVVSHYEASNPIVQGIVSPSEVCEHESIDFVQKKSNDAVMIKLKRELYQEVLDFQSKNIGTETLSQLMAMKSKWDLKGSNVPKVTVILNHFKRKTLCAQLDTLLHQTLPFHHVWVLSFGSPNEKSLKMIVDSYNHSRISFISSSYDFKYYGRFQMALQTEADLVYILDDDMIPGKKMLQILSHVAGTEKYKNSVLGSIGRILPFRQKDFTFPSYRKFRSKEAGLYLPDPAYDITIDNVVQVDFLSSSWFLSAELVKTLFIETPFTFMTGEDLHLSYQLQKYRNAGSFVLPVDPKDKETWGDSEHRLAYVSETTVIFKDIVQVRDDQWWKALSTGYVTQWAAMYPQKIDALFYAHSVAEVKALAPLFEKFRTTVGKKAYIVISGGKFCPCEDAAAALNWPKVVCKERRFKIFDLGIGSLSELSNSEVPVVQGVYASMKGVIKIHNPSVVIAVSDIEPNVKKALTMALEANRNGSTLVLLPRSSLSKVLWIADLRSTALPNWNRMRISISIITQNRAASLTRLLKSLTDAFYVGDEVRISLNVDSKVDEETLKLIDSFEWPHGPKTLRRRIIQGGLIRAVSESWYPSSDDDFGLLLEDDIEVSPYYYLWIKYALLAYHYDPQVSLPELSSISLYTPKLVEVVKERPRWNATEFFKHIHPNTPYLHQLPCSWGAVFFPKQWREFYAYMNMRFTVDAKQNPVQIPKSRTNGWQASWKKFLIDMMYIRGYVSLYPNFPNQASFSTNHMEPGAHISAKDNVVRHDKSDFEVPLLKQDFRTLLPNGKLPPASKLPSLSLFNQAVSLKGLKAAGAKLGQDVLECSITEVVAVNRVTGLPSHCAKF, from the exons ATGGTGTTATCGAGGCATCCGACCATCAGAAGTGGAGAGTATCTGGAAGGAATGTTAAGCGAACACCTGGGAGGAAAGGCTAAGTTGAAGGCACATAAGGGCGCCTCAGCTCGGCTTGTCTTGGTCTTAACGTGTTTACAGTTTGCCTTCGCAGTTTACGCCACATTTCTTCTGTATTACATGAGTCCCATGGTAGACTTGAAAACAAAACCGGACTTTTCTTGGGCTACCCATATAGCACGACAATGGAAACATTTCATTGCCACACCTCATGTTGTGAGTCATTATGAAGCATCCAACCCGATTGTCCAAGGTATAGTTAGTCCCTCAGAAGTTTGTGAGCATGAAAGCATAGATTTTGTGCAGAAGAAATCTAATGATGCAGTGATGATCAAGTTGAAGAGGGAACTTTATCAGGAAGTGTTGGATTTTCAATCCAAAAATATCGGAACCGAGACTCTTTCCCAGTTAATGGCCATGAAATCCAAGTGGGATTTAAAGGGTTCAAATGTCCCCAAAGTTACTGTGATTTTGAATCATTTTAAACGAAAAACATTATGTGCACAGCTCGATACTTTGCTTCATCAAACACTTCCATTTCATCATGTTTGGGTACTTTCATTCGGCAGTCCTAATGAAAAATCATTGAAAATGATTGTTGATAGCTATAACCACTCAAGAATCAGTTTCATTAGCTCAAGCTATGATTTCAAGTACTATGGGAGATTCCAAATGGCTTTACAAACAGAAGCTGACCTTGTGTATATACTCGATGATGACATGATACCGGGGAAAAAGATGCTACAGATTTTATCTCACGTAGCAGGGACCGAAAAGTACAAGAACTCGGTTCTAGGCAGTATTGGCAGGATCTTGCCTTTCCGACAGAAGGATTTTACATTTCCAAGCTATAGAAAGTTCCGGTCCAAAGAAGCTGGGCTTTATTTGCCTGATCCTGCATATGACATCACAATTGACAATGTTGTTCAGGTTGATTTTCTTTCTAGTTCGTGGTTTTTGTCTGCTGAGCTTGTTAAAACGCTTTTCATTGAAACACCATTTACTTTCATGACCGGAGAAGATTTGCATTTGAG CTATCAGCTTCAAAAGTACAGAAATGCCGGTTCATTTGTGCTGCCCGTTGATCCAAAGGACAAAGAAACCTGGGGAGACAGCGAACATCGGCTTGCTTATGTATCTGAAACGACAGTAATCTTCAAAGACATTGTCCAAGTTAGAGATGATCAATGGTGGAAAGCCCTTTCCACTGGTTACGTAACACAATGGGCAGCAATGTATCCTCAAAAGATTGATGCACTTTTCTATGCTCATTCTGTTGCAGAAGTTAAAGCTCTAGCGCCTCTATTTGAAAAGTTCAGAACGACTGTTGGGAAAAAGGCCTACATTGTCATCTCAGGTGGAAAATTCTGCCCTTGTGAAGATGCGGCAGCAGCTTTAAATTGGCCTAAGGTTGTGTGTAAAGAGAGACGGTTCAAGATTTTTGACTTGGGAATCGGTTCTTTATCCGAGCTTTCGAATTCCGAGGTGCCTGTTGTGCAAGGTGTTTATGCTAGCATGAAAGGAGTTATCAAGATTCACAACCCGAGTGTAGTGATTGCAGTTTCTGATATCGAACCAAATGTCAAAAAGGCTTTGACAATGGCACTAGAGGCTAACAGAAATGGTTCAACTTTGGTTCTTTTACCAAGATCTTCTTTGTCAAAGGTTCTTTGGATTGCTGATCTTCGATCCACGGCGTTACCTA ATTGGAACCGTATGAGGATATCTATAAGCATCATCACTCAGAACCGGGCTGCTTCACTTACAAGACTTCTGAAGTCTCTCACAGATGCATTCTACGTAGGAGATGAGGTTCGAATTTCATTGAATGTCGATAGCAAAGTAGACGAGGAAACTCTTAAACTAATAGATTCCTTCGAATGGCCACACGGGCCAAAAACTCTACGTCGACGAATCATCCAAGGAGGGCTCATTCGAGCCGTGAGTGAGAGCTGGTATCCATCCTCGGACGATGATTTTGGTCTACTACTCGAGGATGACATTGAAGTCTCCCCTTACTATTACTTATGGATCAAATATGCCCTTTTGGCATATCACTACGACCCTCAAGTATCTCTACCCGAGCTCTCCTCGATCTCACTCTACACCCCAAAATTAGTCGAAGTGGTGAAAGAACGGCCTAGATGGAATGCCACCGAGTTCTTTAAACATATCCATCCAAACACGCCATATCTCCATCAGTTACCCTGCAGTTGGGGTGCAGTTTTCTTCCCAAAACAATGGAGGGAATTCTATGCATACATGAACATGAGATTCACAGTGGACGCCAAGCAAAATCCAGTCCAAATCCCAAAATCAAGAACAAATGGATGGCAAGCTTCTTGGAAGAAGTTTCTTATCGACATGATGTACATAAGAGGCTATGTTAGCCTGTACCCCAACTTTCCGAACCAAGCTAGTTTTTCGACCAATCACATGGAGCCGGGAGCTCATATCAGCGCAAAAGACAACGTCGTGAGGCACGACAAGAGCGATTTTGAGGTGCCACTATTGAAGCAAGACTTCAGGACTTTGTTACCAAATGGGAAATTACCTCCGGCTTCGAAGTTACCTTCATTGAGTCTATTTAATCAGGCTGTGTCTTTGAAGGGTTTGAAGGCTGCAGGAGCGAAGTTGGGGCAAGATGTTCTCGAATGCAGCATAACAGAAGTTGTGGCTGTTAATCGAGTAACTGGTCTACCTTCACACTGTGCTAAATTTTGA